From a region of the Paraburkholderia caribensis genome:
- a CDS encoding NrtA/SsuA/CpmA family ABC transporter substrate-binding protein, which translates to MNDHSSGRRQVLRAAGGLLAGLAASSVLPVRAAEPRKLTRNTDTVRIGWGYGSLPDIAKQRGVFEKTLAAKDIKVEWIGPFPNHAPSIQAVVGNSADFGFWGSTTPALAAMLAGSPIVFTAFDVYSPRSTAIIAKKSSGINSVADLAGRKVAVNRSGLGEFLLIAALEKNHIDRDKVQFVYLNPPDAAPAFAQGKVDAWSMWSPAVDISRFSNDAHDIFNEGRDLEFLIDYSSLVTRRKFADENSELVRAVIDAYYVEGAWQSAHPVESEQLVQREAKYPDQVRDYLASLKRVNQFHEPDDAAFIAQLQRAADWLAERKIINSRIKVADYSVKV; encoded by the coding sequence ATGAACGATCACTCATCTGGCCGCCGCCAGGTTTTGCGGGCGGCGGGTGGACTGCTGGCCGGTCTCGCCGCCAGCAGCGTGCTGCCCGTACGCGCCGCCGAGCCGCGTAAGCTGACACGCAACACTGACACGGTGCGCATCGGCTGGGGCTACGGCAGCCTGCCCGATATCGCGAAGCAACGTGGCGTGTTCGAAAAAACGCTTGCCGCGAAGGACATCAAGGTCGAATGGATCGGCCCGTTTCCGAACCACGCACCGTCCATCCAGGCCGTGGTCGGCAACAGCGCTGACTTCGGCTTCTGGGGCTCGACAACGCCCGCGCTGGCCGCGATGCTCGCCGGCTCGCCTATCGTCTTCACTGCGTTCGACGTCTATTCGCCGCGCTCGACGGCCATCATTGCGAAGAAGTCGAGCGGCATCAATTCGGTCGCCGATCTCGCAGGCCGCAAGGTCGCCGTCAACCGGTCGGGACTCGGCGAGTTTTTGCTGATTGCAGCGCTGGAGAAGAACCATATCGATCGCGACAAGGTTCAGTTCGTCTACCTGAATCCACCCGATGCCGCGCCCGCGTTCGCGCAAGGCAAGGTGGACGCCTGGTCGATGTGGTCGCCGGCCGTCGATATCTCGCGTTTTTCGAACGACGCGCACGACATCTTCAACGAAGGCCGCGACCTCGAATTTCTGATTGACTACAGCTCGCTGGTGACGCGCCGCAAGTTCGCCGACGAGAACTCGGAACTGGTGCGCGCGGTGATCGACGCGTATTACGTCGAAGGCGCGTGGCAGTCGGCGCATCCTGTCGAATCCGAACAGCTCGTGCAGCGCGAAGCGAAATATCCAGACCAGGTACGCGACTATCTGGCGAGCCTCAAGCGCGTCAACCAGTTCCACGAACCCGACGACGCGGCATTCATCGCGCAGTTGCAGCGCGCCGCCGATTGGCTCGCCGAACGCAAGATCATCAACTCGCGCATCAAGGTCGCGGATTACAGCGTCAAGGTTTGA
- a CDS encoding ABC transporter ATP-binding protein: MSASLALSRESNVLELNEERAARPGLAVSVRGLQRRYGSRVVIDALDLDINKGEFVALLGESGCGKTTLLRALAGLDQPDAGQIRAPERPSVVFQEHRLLPWATLWENVALGHEATIGRAGAAHALNEVGLSGRENDWPRNLSGGQAQRVALARALVRDPALLLLDEPFAALDALTRIKMHGLVKELVARHQPGVLIVTHDVDEALTLADRILVMRAGRIAASFQPKHHTPQALRSVLLDELGVRAH; the protein is encoded by the coding sequence ATGAGCGCGAGCCTCGCTTTGTCCCGTGAATCGAATGTCCTTGAACTCAATGAAGAGCGCGCGGCGCGGCCAGGGCTCGCCGTATCGGTACGCGGCCTGCAACGCCGTTACGGCTCGCGAGTCGTCATCGATGCGCTGGATCTCGACATCAACAAGGGCGAATTCGTCGCGCTGCTAGGTGAAAGCGGCTGCGGCAAGACCACGCTGCTGCGCGCGCTGGCCGGGCTCGATCAGCCTGATGCGGGACAGATCCGCGCGCCAGAGCGGCCTTCCGTCGTGTTTCAGGAGCACCGGTTGCTGCCGTGGGCCACGCTATGGGAAAACGTCGCGCTTGGCCATGAAGCGACGATTGGCCGCGCGGGTGCCGCGCATGCGCTCAATGAAGTCGGCCTGTCCGGCCGTGAAAACGACTGGCCGCGGAACCTGTCGGGTGGCCAGGCGCAACGCGTCGCGCTGGCACGCGCGCTCGTTCGCGATCCCGCGCTGCTGCTGCTCGACGAACCATTCGCGGCACTCGACGCGCTCACGCGTATCAAGATGCACGGGCTCGTCAAGGAACTCGTGGCACGCCATCAGCCCGGCGTGCTGATCGTCACGCATGACGTCGACGAAGCGCTCACGCTCGCCGATCGCATTCTGGTGATGCGCGCGGGGCGCATCGCCGCTTCCTTCCAGCCCAAACACCACACACCACAGGCGTTGCGCTCCGTCCTGCTCGACGAGCTGGGCGTACGTGCTCACTGA
- a CDS encoding ABC transporter permease subunit, with protein sequence MSDLTSSRHGHVSPLRSRAGVSKATLYKWLSWAVPALVVVLWEAAARLGLITSQVLPAPSSVLGTAIDLARNGELFIHLGVSLLRAAAGFVIGGTIGLALGILVGFSPFAQALFDRSIQMVRAVPFLAMLPLVIVWFGVGEVAKIFLVALAVLFPIYINTMLGIRQIDPKLMELAKVIGLDWTGIVRRIILPGAMPSILTGVRYALAHAWLALVIAETLATTRGIGFLAMDAREFLQTNVILLTMIIYAIIGVIADALVRSLEARFLSWHANYAQGVRQ encoded by the coding sequence GTGTCTGATCTAACTTCTTCGCGTCATGGGCATGTTTCGCCCTTACGCTCGCGCGCCGGCGTGTCGAAAGCCACGCTGTACAAGTGGCTTTCGTGGGCTGTTCCGGCGCTTGTCGTCGTGTTGTGGGAAGCCGCGGCACGTCTGGGTCTCATCACATCGCAGGTGCTGCCGGCGCCCAGCAGCGTGCTCGGAACGGCAATCGACCTTGCGCGTAACGGCGAACTGTTCATCCACCTCGGCGTGTCGCTGCTGCGCGCTGCCGCGGGTTTTGTGATCGGCGGAACGATCGGGCTTGCGCTGGGCATTCTCGTCGGCTTCTCGCCGTTCGCGCAGGCGCTGTTCGACCGCTCGATCCAGATGGTGCGCGCGGTACCCTTTCTCGCGATGCTGCCGCTCGTCATCGTCTGGTTCGGAGTCGGCGAAGTCGCGAAGATTTTTCTCGTCGCGCTTGCCGTGCTCTTTCCCATCTATATCAACACGATGCTCGGCATCCGCCAGATCGATCCAAAGCTGATGGAACTAGCGAAGGTGATCGGGCTCGACTGGACCGGCATCGTGCGGCGAATCATCCTGCCCGGCGCGATGCCGTCGATCCTCACCGGCGTGCGCTACGCACTCGCTCATGCATGGCTTGCACTCGTGATCGCCGAAACGCTCGCGACGACCAGGGGCATCGGCTTTCTCGCGATGGATGCCCGTGAATTCCTGCAAACCAATGTCATTCTGCTGACCATGATCATCTACGCGATCATCGGCGTGATCGCCGACGCACTGGTGCGATCGCTCGAAGCCCGCTTTCTGTCGTGGCACGCGAACTACGCGCAAGGAGTACGCCAATGA
- a CDS encoding anti-sigma factor has product MNTSASSDENDLRCAEYVLGVLSDDERLAIELAMQQEPGMAQSLARWQARLMPLTEDLADVVPPAHIWDYVRAQLGWAEADRRPGLWNTLSFWRWTGLTSVVAACALAIVLTRTVTLHNVPTPTAGTQYLVATLERQGAGAGWTATVDMQHAQIVVVPPHDFTVAANQSTEMWLIPQGMKPISLGVIDAQRPTLVRVAQAQLQRLGPQTTLAVSLEPRGGSPTGQPTGPVLAAGNPHEI; this is encoded by the coding sequence ATGAACACGTCCGCCTCTTCCGATGAAAACGATCTGCGTTGCGCGGAGTACGTACTCGGCGTGCTCAGCGACGACGAGCGCCTCGCAATCGAACTCGCCATGCAGCAGGAGCCCGGCATGGCACAATCGCTCGCGCGCTGGCAAGCGCGCCTGATGCCTCTAACGGAAGATCTCGCGGACGTCGTTCCACCAGCCCATATCTGGGACTATGTGCGAGCGCAACTGGGATGGGCGGAAGCTGACCGACGTCCTGGTTTATGGAATACCCTGTCGTTCTGGCGCTGGACGGGATTGACGTCGGTGGTCGCAGCCTGCGCACTCGCAATCGTCCTGACGCGCACCGTAACGTTGCACAACGTCCCTACACCGACAGCAGGTACGCAATATCTCGTTGCGACGCTCGAACGTCAAGGCGCGGGCGCAGGCTGGACTGCGACTGTCGACATGCAACATGCGCAGATCGTCGTCGTGCCACCGCACGACTTCACGGTTGCAGCAAACCAGTCCACCGAAATGTGGTTGATTCCGCAAGGCATGAAGCCCATTTCACTTGGCGTGATCGATGCGCAGCGCCCGACACTCGTGCGCGTCGCGCAAGCACAGCTTCAACGTCTAGGTCCGCAGACCACGCTTGCGGTGTCGCTTGAACCTCGTGGCGGATCCCCAACCGGGCAACCCACTGGCCCCGTGCTCGCCGCCGGAAACCCGCACGAAATCTGA
- a CDS encoding sigma-70 family RNA polymerase sigma factor, with amino-acid sequence MSSRPQKNSSQLPGPPTSPDAVARDELDGMLSAVALRDRAAFETFYRRTSPKIFAICLKVLRDRSEAEDTLQDVYVTAWNQAATFNPQLSSAITWLGTIARNRAIDRIRRRRMQPLDEASAEEIIDDSPTPAALAQLSEERRRLEDCLQALPDTQRGVIREAFFTGSSYAELAARMSVPLGTMKSWIRRSLMQLKTCLER; translated from the coding sequence ATGTCCTCAAGGCCGCAAAAGAATTCAAGCCAATTACCGGGTCCGCCCACGTCGCCGGACGCTGTTGCACGCGACGAGCTGGACGGGATGCTCTCGGCCGTCGCCTTGCGCGATCGTGCTGCGTTCGAAACGTTTTATCGCCGGACGTCCCCGAAGATCTTCGCCATCTGCCTTAAGGTTCTGCGCGACCGCTCAGAAGCCGAAGACACGCTTCAGGATGTGTACGTCACGGCATGGAATCAGGCGGCCACATTCAATCCGCAACTCTCAAGCGCGATCACCTGGCTCGGCACGATCGCACGTAATCGCGCGATCGATCGCATCAGACGCCGCCGTATGCAACCGCTCGACGAGGCATCGGCTGAAGAGATCATCGACGACTCACCCACACCCGCCGCCCTCGCACAACTCAGTGAAGAACGGCGGCGTCTCGAAGACTGTCTGCAGGCGCTGCCCGATACACAGAGGGGCGTGATTCGGGAAGCGTTCTTTACGGGTTCGTCTTACGCCGAGCTAGCTGCACGCATGAGCGTTCCATTGGGCACCATGAAAAGCTGGATCCGGCGCAGCCTGATGCAGCTGAAAACCTGTCTCGAAAGATGA
- a CDS encoding ferritin-like domain-containing protein — protein sequence MSDSKALLDTFDRRAERRRNRRQFFRNAGGLGLGLVGGTFISACGGGSGNNAGAAGAPTDAEILNFALNLEYLESQFYSYATTGAGLPASMTAGVGTMGAVIAGQQVPFQDPLVKAYANEIAKDEREHVTFLRSALGSAAVAQPAIDIGGTDPTGAFSNAARAAGLVGAGAAFNPYASDNNFLLGAFIFEDVGVTAYKGASPLITNKTFLEAAAGILAAEAYHAGLVRTTLYAKGLDTTSLVSAANAISAARDSIDNNGHDDQGISGTTADTSNIVSLDSNGLAFSRNYANVLNIVYLTSSAAMKGGFFPNGVNGTLNMSA from the coding sequence ATGTCAGATTCAAAAGCACTTCTCGATACATTCGACCGGCGTGCCGAGCGTCGCAGGAACCGGCGGCAGTTCTTCAGGAATGCAGGGGGTCTCGGTCTCGGCCTCGTGGGCGGTACGTTCATCAGTGCGTGTGGCGGCGGATCGGGCAATAACGCTGGCGCGGCAGGCGCGCCGACCGATGCGGAGATTCTCAACTTCGCGCTGAATCTCGAATACCTCGAATCGCAGTTCTATAGCTATGCGACGACGGGAGCGGGATTGCCGGCTTCGATGACCGCAGGTGTTGGCACGATGGGCGCTGTGATTGCCGGTCAGCAGGTGCCGTTTCAGGATCCGTTAGTCAAGGCGTACGCGAACGAGATTGCGAAGGACGAGCGCGAGCACGTGACGTTTTTGCGCAGCGCGTTGGGCTCCGCAGCGGTAGCACAGCCTGCGATCGATATCGGCGGTACGGATCCGACCGGCGCATTTTCGAACGCAGCGCGTGCAGCGGGACTCGTCGGTGCAGGTGCGGCGTTCAACCCGTACGCCAGCGACAACAACTTTCTGCTCGGCGCATTCATCTTCGAAGATGTGGGCGTCACGGCCTACAAGGGCGCGTCGCCGCTCATTACGAACAAGACTTTTCTGGAAGCAGCGGCGGGCATACTCGCAGCCGAGGCGTATCACGCAGGCCTCGTGCGCACGACGTTGTATGCGAAGGGGCTCGACACGACGAGTCTGGTATCGGCTGCCAATGCGATTTCTGCTGCGCGCGACAGCATCGACAATAACGGCCACGACGATCAGGGCATTTCCGGCACGACGGCGGATACCTCCAATATCGTTTCACTCGACAGTAATGGGCTTGCGTTCAGCCGTAATTACGCAAACGTACTGAACATTGTGTATCTGACCAGTTCAGCGGCCATGAAAGGCGGCTTCTTTCCAAACGGTGTGAATGGCACGCTCAACATGAGCGCGTAA
- a CDS encoding Nramp family divalent metal transporter translates to MNRIAVDTVASPSLTERSRTTMHAALAGTRRGPRTMLAFAGPAIVASVAYIDPGNFATNIQAGAGYGYALLWVVVLSNLIAMLFQSLSAKLGLVTGRNLAELCRDSLPRRCVIAMWIISELAAMATDLAEFMGGSIGVALLCHLPMLPAMCITAAVTYSLLQFEKRGFRPLELTIAALVGVIGLSYLAELTMTQVSWNAVASHAVTPSIPDGGALTLAVGIVGATVMPHVLFLHSGLMQTRVSARNDRERATLLKFSNIEVVVALGVAGLINLAMVIMASGAFHQGNPDIVSIDTAWRTLTPLLGSAAAGIFLAALIASGISSSVVGTMAGQMIMQGFVGFHVPLWVRRLVTMAPAFVVVACGVDPTRALVSSQVVLSIALPVPMIALVWFTSRTAVMGRFRNRMITNAAALVCTVVVLCLNFVLIAQAFGG, encoded by the coding sequence ATGAACAGAATCGCTGTAGATACCGTCGCGTCCCCATCGCTCACCGAGCGCTCGCGCACGACGATGCATGCCGCACTCGCCGGCACGCGCCGCGGTCCCCGCACGATGCTCGCATTCGCCGGCCCGGCTATCGTCGCCTCGGTCGCCTATATCGATCCCGGCAACTTCGCCACCAACATTCAGGCGGGTGCGGGCTACGGCTATGCGCTGCTATGGGTTGTCGTGCTGTCGAATCTCATTGCGATGCTGTTCCAGTCGCTGTCGGCGAAACTCGGTCTTGTCACCGGTCGCAATCTCGCTGAGCTATGTCGCGACTCACTGCCGCGGCGATGTGTGATCGCGATGTGGATCATCAGCGAGCTGGCCGCGATGGCGACGGACCTTGCGGAATTTATGGGTGGCTCGATCGGCGTGGCCTTGTTATGTCATCTGCCGATGTTGCCCGCCATGTGCATCACGGCCGCTGTCACCTACAGCCTGCTGCAGTTCGAGAAGCGCGGCTTTCGTCCACTGGAACTGACGATCGCGGCACTCGTCGGTGTGATCGGACTGTCGTATCTCGCCGAACTGACGATGACACAGGTGAGCTGGAATGCAGTCGCTAGCCATGCCGTCACACCCTCCATTCCCGACGGCGGCGCATTGACGCTCGCGGTGGGCATCGTCGGTGCGACCGTGATGCCGCATGTGCTGTTTCTGCATTCGGGGCTGATGCAGACTCGCGTGTCGGCACGTAACGATCGCGAAAGGGCTACGTTGCTGAAGTTCTCGAATATCGAAGTGGTGGTCGCACTCGGCGTCGCAGGTCTCATCAACCTGGCGATGGTGATCATGGCATCGGGCGCGTTTCATCAGGGCAACCCGGACATCGTCAGCATCGATACTGCGTGGCGCACGCTCACGCCGTTGCTTGGAAGTGCAGCGGCAGGCATCTTCCTCGCTGCGTTGATTGCTTCGGGCATATCGAGTTCAGTGGTCGGCACGATGGCGGGGCAGATGATCATGCAGGGCTTCGTGGGCTTTCATGTTCCGCTCTGGGTGAGACGGCTCGTGACGATGGCGCCCGCATTCGTCGTCGTCGCATGCGGCGTCGACCCGACTCGAGCGCTGGTGTCGAGCCAGGTCGTGCTGAGCATCGCATTGCCGGTGCCTATGATTGCGCTGGTGTGGTTCACGTCACGGACTGCCGTGATGGGACGCTTTCGCAACAGGATGATCACGAATGCTGCTGCGCTGGTTTGCACGGTGGTTGTGCTGTGTCTGAACTTCGTGTTGATCGCGCAGGCGTTTGGCGGCTGA
- a CDS encoding LysR family transcriptional regulator → MSYNLHQLHAFTTIVSSGSLGRAAALLNVTQPALSRTIKRLEEDVGASLFERHVKGMQLTDIGAALLPHAQLLLREAENAREEIDAMRGLAKGTIKVGAVGSLAAHFLPLAVDRVLGKWGNLHVEIIEGVWDRLAEGLINYEIDLALSTATNDSDEIVAVPDCRWEDNSFVVAAFGHPLRKKPKLTLADTLTARWATPPKGTAPYEHMRETFLSRDLDMPDIAVQTRSVTVLKSLVAECSFLSWMPEPMYDSESKAGIMGTLPIPGISAARTLTAFRRRNGILPRPAARLLDELRGLTERGMALQTTR, encoded by the coding sequence ATGAGCTACAACCTCCATCAATTGCATGCTTTTACGACCATCGTGTCGTCCGGTAGTCTCGGAAGGGCCGCAGCATTGCTCAATGTGACTCAGCCAGCACTAAGTCGAACGATCAAGCGCCTGGAGGAAGATGTTGGCGCGTCGCTCTTTGAACGGCACGTGAAAGGCATGCAGTTGACGGACATTGGCGCTGCCTTGCTGCCGCATGCTCAACTTCTATTGCGCGAGGCAGAAAATGCGCGCGAAGAAATCGACGCGATGCGCGGACTCGCCAAAGGAACGATCAAGGTGGGAGCGGTAGGCAGTCTCGCTGCCCACTTCCTTCCTTTGGCCGTCGATCGTGTCTTAGGGAAATGGGGCAACCTGCACGTCGAAATAATTGAAGGCGTGTGGGACCGCCTCGCTGAGGGACTCATCAATTACGAGATCGACCTCGCTCTAAGTACGGCTACCAATGACAGCGACGAGATCGTGGCCGTGCCTGACTGCCGATGGGAGGACAACAGCTTTGTGGTAGCAGCTTTCGGCCATCCATTGCGCAAGAAACCTAAGCTCACTCTGGCCGACACGTTGACCGCGCGGTGGGCCACCCCGCCCAAAGGTACAGCCCCTTATGAACACATGCGAGAGACGTTCCTCTCTCGCGACCTCGACATGCCGGATATTGCTGTCCAGACGCGGTCGGTGACAGTGCTTAAAAGTCTGGTAGCCGAATGTTCGTTTCTGAGCTGGATGCCGGAGCCGATGTACGACTCTGAAAGCAAGGCAGGGATCATGGGGACGCTGCCAATTCCGGGCATTAGTGCGGCCAGAACACTGACCGCGTTTCGGCGCCGCAATGGAATACTGCCACGTCCAGCCGCGCGTCTACTCGACGAACTCAGAGGCTTGACCGAGCGCGGCATGGCGTTGCAGACCACGCGATAA
- the mdlC gene encoding benzoylformate decarboxylase, protein MTGSDKQGEGSSPSTRATVRDVVIELVRELGMTSIFANPGSTELPMFRDFPADFRYVLGLQEAAVVGMADGYAQATGNAALVNLHSAAGVGNAMGNIFTAFKNQTPLVITAGQQARSILPFDPFLSAAQAVELPKPYVKWAIEPARAQDVPRALERAYHIAMQEPRGPVFVSIPVDDWDQPAEFHERATVSNSVRPDPQALAKLGAALDASRTPALVVGAGVDRAGAWKEVVQLAERHNARVFVAPMSARCSFPEDHRLFAGFLPAMREKIVSLLDGHDVIFVLGAPAFSYHVEGTGPHVPAGAALYQLIDDPNVAAWTPAGAAVVGNVRLGVLDLLARAAPGARPLPEPRPKPPRAEPSPVMSVAFALQTLAELRDPNDVVVEEAPSSRPVMQRYLPFTKSSTFFTMASGGLGYGMPAAVGVALALPNSRVIGLIGDGSSMYSIQAIYSAVQMRLPITFVILNNQRYAALQEFAPVFGFASDDPVQGTDLPGLDFVSLAKGMGCKGLRVTDAAELAEKLKEALEAGEPRLVEVVVA, encoded by the coding sequence ATGACAGGCAGCGACAAACAAGGCGAAGGAAGCAGTCCGTCGACACGAGCCACCGTCAGGGACGTCGTCATCGAGCTTGTGCGCGAACTGGGCATGACGTCGATCTTTGCTAACCCTGGATCGACGGAGCTTCCGATGTTTCGGGACTTCCCTGCCGATTTCCGATACGTCCTGGGCTTACAAGAAGCGGCAGTCGTCGGGATGGCCGATGGCTATGCGCAAGCGACTGGAAACGCAGCCCTGGTGAACCTCCATTCTGCGGCCGGCGTCGGCAACGCGATGGGCAACATCTTCACGGCATTCAAGAATCAGACGCCGCTTGTTATTACGGCGGGTCAACAAGCCCGTTCGATCTTGCCCTTCGACCCGTTCCTTTCCGCCGCACAGGCAGTCGAGTTGCCCAAGCCGTACGTGAAGTGGGCGATTGAACCCGCGCGTGCGCAAGACGTGCCGCGCGCACTGGAGCGCGCGTATCACATTGCAATGCAGGAGCCACGTGGGCCCGTCTTCGTTTCGATTCCCGTGGATGACTGGGACCAGCCTGCGGAGTTTCATGAACGCGCGACTGTCAGCAATTCGGTCCGTCCTGACCCGCAGGCGTTGGCGAAACTCGGCGCAGCGCTGGACGCATCGAGAACGCCTGCTCTCGTGGTGGGCGCCGGTGTCGACCGGGCTGGCGCATGGAAGGAAGTTGTTCAACTGGCTGAGAGACATAACGCACGCGTGTTTGTCGCGCCGATGAGCGCTCGTTGTTCGTTCCCCGAGGACCATCGACTCTTCGCCGGATTTCTACCCGCGATGCGTGAAAAGATCGTCTCGCTGCTCGATGGGCATGACGTTATCTTTGTCCTTGGCGCGCCTGCTTTTTCTTACCACGTCGAAGGCACAGGCCCGCACGTGCCTGCGGGCGCGGCCCTTTATCAGCTCATCGACGACCCGAATGTCGCGGCGTGGACGCCCGCAGGGGCTGCCGTGGTCGGTAACGTCCGCCTCGGCGTGCTTGACCTGCTGGCGCGTGCAGCACCGGGCGCTCGCCCTTTGCCTGAGCCTCGGCCCAAGCCACCCCGTGCTGAGCCGTCGCCCGTGATGTCGGTCGCCTTCGCGCTGCAAACCCTGGCTGAGCTTCGCGACCCGAACGACGTTGTCGTTGAAGAGGCACCGAGTTCTCGCCCGGTCATGCAGCGGTATCTGCCATTCACAAAGAGCAGTACCTTTTTCACGATGGCTAGCGGCGGCTTGGGGTACGGCATGCCTGCAGCCGTCGGCGTTGCGCTCGCTCTTCCCAACAGCAGAGTGATTGGACTGATCGGGGACGGCTCGAGCATGTACTCGATCCAGGCAATCTATAGCGCCGTGCAGATGCGTCTGCCGATCACGTTTGTCATTTTGAACAACCAGCGCTACGCCGCGCTTCAAGAGTTTGCGCCGGTGTTTGGCTTCGCTTCCGACGACCCGGTTCAAGGTACCGATCTTCCGGGTCTGGATTTCGTGTCGCTTGCCAAGGGCATGGGTTGCAAAGGCCTCCGTGTCACGGACGCCGCGGAGCTTGCGGAGAAGTTGAAGGAAGCCCTCGAGGCGGGCGAGCCGCGTCTTGTAGAGGTCGTGGTTGCCTGA
- a CDS encoding aldehyde dehydrogenase: MKTILMLINGAHVGASNGATFQRSNPLDQDVASVAPACTLDDVRDAVDAAAVAFSHWSQLGPTRRRSYLLGAAQALEAKADAFASAMAAETGASRIWADFNVRLAADGLREAASLTTQISGEVIPSDVPGSLAMAVRQPAGVCLGIAPWNAPVILGVRAVALPLACGNTVVLKGSEICPATHALIAEAFMDAGLPAGVVNFVTNAPADAGTVVEALISHPAIRRVNFTGSTKVGKIIAESCARHLKPSVLELGGKAPLIVLEDADIAAAVDGAAFGAFANSGQICMSTERIIVDRSIADDFVRQLGEKAKTLPLGDPRTGPVVLGSVVDRATVQRCNALIDDALLKGATLVCGGKADSTLMPATLVDNVGPDMRIYSEETFGPVKAIVRVDGEEEAIRCANDNEYGLAAAVFSRDVARAMRVASRIQSGICHVNGPTVHDEAQMPFGGVKGSGFGHFGGQAGVAAFTDLRWVTVQTSPRHYPF; the protein is encoded by the coding sequence ATGAAGACAATCTTGATGCTCATCAACGGAGCGCATGTCGGCGCGAGTAATGGCGCGACATTTCAACGCTCTAACCCCTTGGATCAGGACGTCGCAAGCGTGGCCCCTGCGTGTACGCTTGACGATGTTCGCGACGCAGTGGATGCAGCCGCCGTCGCGTTTTCTCACTGGTCTCAGTTGGGCCCAACGCGACGTCGTTCCTATCTCCTTGGCGCGGCGCAAGCGCTCGAAGCAAAGGCGGATGCCTTTGCTTCGGCGATGGCGGCCGAAACGGGTGCGTCGCGCATCTGGGCCGATTTCAACGTGCGATTGGCCGCTGACGGCCTGCGAGAGGCAGCGTCACTGACCACGCAAATTTCGGGCGAAGTCATTCCGTCCGATGTTCCTGGCAGCCTGGCTATGGCTGTTCGGCAACCGGCAGGCGTGTGCCTCGGAATTGCGCCGTGGAATGCGCCTGTCATCCTTGGCGTCCGTGCGGTTGCCCTCCCACTCGCTTGCGGTAACACGGTCGTACTGAAGGGCTCGGAGATCTGTCCAGCGACGCACGCACTTATTGCGGAAGCCTTCATGGATGCGGGGTTGCCCGCAGGCGTTGTCAACTTCGTGACCAACGCGCCTGCTGACGCAGGTACGGTTGTCGAGGCGCTGATTTCGCATCCGGCCATCCGACGTGTCAATTTTACGGGCTCGACAAAGGTCGGGAAAATCATTGCAGAAAGCTGCGCGCGGCATCTCAAACCGTCCGTTCTCGAACTGGGCGGAAAGGCCCCGCTGATCGTGCTCGAGGACGCCGACATAGCGGCGGCGGTCGATGGTGCAGCTTTCGGTGCCTTCGCCAATTCGGGGCAAATCTGCATGTCCACGGAGCGCATCATCGTTGATCGCTCAATCGCCGACGACTTCGTTCGTCAACTTGGTGAAAAGGCCAAAACGCTGCCGCTTGGCGACCCGCGAACGGGGCCGGTCGTTCTTGGCTCCGTTGTCGATAGGGCGACGGTTCAGAGATGTAACGCTCTGATTGATGACGCCCTGCTCAAAGGCGCAACCCTGGTCTGCGGAGGGAAGGCAGACAGCACGCTTATGCCTGCAACGCTCGTGGATAACGTCGGGCCGGACATGCGGATCTATAGCGAAGAAACGTTTGGCCCCGTCAAGGCAATCGTGCGCGTTGACGGCGAAGAAGAAGCGATCCGGTGCGCCAACGATAACGAATACGGTCTGGCCGCAGCCGTGTTCAGTCGCGATGTCGCGCGCGCGATGCGGGTAGCCAGTCGCATCCAGTCCGGGATTTGCCATGTCAACGGGCCGACCGTCCACGACGAAGCGCAGATGCCTTTTGGAGGCGTCAAGGGTAGTGGCTTTGGCCACTTCGGTGGACAGGCAGGCGTTGCCGCGTTTACCGACCTGCGCTGGGTCACTGTGCAAACGTCGCCGCGACACTATCCGTTCTGA